GTGAGTTCTTAGATTTCTACGAAGGAAAATTGTTTCCTGTGTCTTGCTGGCATTTCAATATGTATGCCAATGTATCCAGAAgacaatggtaaaaaaaaaaaaagacaatggttTCCTTAAGGTGGTCATGACAGTTTACCGACTTTGATGAAGCTAGTTTTGGGAAGTTTGGGGTTTATTTATTGGTTAAGCTCACAGTTTTATCACAATTAtagcctttttctcttttccttcctcaatCCAGAATACCTACTGATACACTTTCCCTCATAGGCCAATCCAATAGATCTGCCCAGTAGGCAGGTAGCTTTTCTCAGGTGACAGGCACTGGGGTAGGTCACTCCATCATTCCCACAGAGATACTGTTCAGAGGAGGTGGGCTCTGGGCAAATTCTGTTACAAGTCACACAGTAGGCATTATTAGTCTGGTCCACCACGCATGTAGAGCTGCCTGGACAGAAAACATCCCGACAGGTCTCTGaaacaaagagggaaaaacaTTAATATTAAACACGTTAATAGGTATCTTCTTCCGGACTGAGCCACTGGACGGTTTCAAGGAAATCATGAAACAGAAGCATTCAGCTTTAGGAACGCACTTGGGTAGCtctgcagtttttaaaagaaaactaagactCTAGGTTGAACCTTTAGTGTCTTAAGGAATCTTTAGAATATAAAGTTAGAAAGGGTTCCTttatttgatattattattattaggctATTACGCCCATCCCAGGGGTCCTGCAGCGGGTCTACCTCAAGCAGAAGGCTGGAGGAGGGGTCGGGTAGGACCTACTTTTACATTTGCCCTGGTACTGGACTTGCAGCTCTGGCTGCTCTTTACATCTGGCCTTGAGGAGTGCACATTCGTTGCGGTAGGTTTTTCCATCCAGCCCACACACCGGGCCTTTCCAGGTGATGTTAGAACAATCTGGGGCACAGACGCAGCGGGGTTTGTTCTTCTTGTTCATTCGGCATTTTTTTCCGGGGCCACAGTCCACGTTCTCACACGTTTCTAGGAGTTGGAAAGAGGCAGGGATTAAAACCAGGGTCAGGCACCATGCAGGTtagccaggagggctgtgggTGCCTTGCGCAATCCTGCAGCCAAGAGTCTGAGCCCAAGGGGCTAGGCTGTTGCCCGGAAGTTGAGaagagggaagggtgggggacAGTGGGCTGCATTCCCTACCCAAATCTCCCTCAAAGAGCAAGGGTTGGCTGGCTTCACCGCCACATTTGGCTAAGAAGTCCGAGAACCTCTGGCGACCCTTGTTTTGCCTGTAGTGTGTGACAGGAGATTCAGCCCGAATGGCTTACCAGGGCTGGGGGTGGTTAGGGGGAACCCACGAACAAAGCTCCTCCAGTCCCAAACCCCGGCTGGGCACTGGGGAAGCTGAGGGTAAGACGCCCTCTACTGAGGGCCTGCAGACTGGGGAGGAAGAGCCCTACCTTTACAAGGGATGCAGTTGGGGGCGCCCCCGTTGAAAATCATCCACTTGAACAGCGTGTTGTCATTTACGTCCTCCTCGGTCCACGAGGTGCTCAGGCGGCCAGTGCTGCAACACTCCTCcttgctcagttctgtcttgtACAGGACCTGACAGCGGCCGTTCTTTGCTTGGCGGAGCCAGCAATTCCCAGCTGCGGGGAgacaggggtggggaggtgggcaaGTGAGCCGGCGGCGCCGGctgggtagggggagggaggcagtgaaCCGGCAGGGGAAGGAGACCCggcggggatggggagggagtgagCGTGGAGGAGAGACGgcagagaaaaagcagaaaataaatcagaGGGAGTGAAGGGGTGGAGAAAGGcgaggggtggagggggggacCAGATtgaagaggtgggaggtgggcgaTGGGGAGGGAGGGCGAGAGCGAGAAGCCCGAGCGCTCCAGCCATATCAATGTCAGTTACCAGTGACCCAGACACAACACGTGCAGCTTGCATTGACTTTTACTAGACTGTTTACTTTTATTCGTCCCATTTCATAACCTGCAGCGACTCGAAGGGCAGATTAAAGAACCTGACAAAAACAGGATGCGACGGATGTTTTTACATGTCGGTTTCATGTAGGCGGTACGGGGATTATTTGTGACAGGGGTTAAAAAAGTAGaacttaagagagagagaaagaaaagagagagaaagagagagacccagacagacagacagacagacacacacacacacacactcacacacacacatacagcaacAGATCACGCAAAAGGCActtctgaaaaatgaaagcaaaaaagcaaCCGGGCCCTGCCCGGCGCTGCCCCTCGTGGCCTCGAGGCGCAGCCCGCCCGACGGGCCGTTTTGCAATCCGCCAGACCCAAAGGACGCCCGCGGCCACCGCGATCTTTCGAAATCTCCGAGGGCTACTTTCCACGGCGCCCACGTCCCGGGCAGTCAGGCAGTGCCTCGCTCCGAAAGGTGGGCAACTCAGAGCAGTAGTGCGTCGCAGGCGGCTAGGAGCTGTGCCCAGGGGGCCGTATACAACACGCATAAAATAACGCTAAAGTCAGGAAAGTTCCAAGTCTGCCTCAAGAAAAGTactggggttgggggcggggggggggggaacaaGGTGGGAGGGGGACTTACTATCGTTTCatggttatatatacatatatatatatatatatatatacacacatacacacacacacatccctgtaTCATACCCACCGAGATTATCTTTGCAAgtagccccccgccccccaccttcttcctttttaatgttcAGATTTTGGTCAGGAAGACGTCTTATGAATCATCCATATAACTTTAACAATAATTGGACCGCaagctgctattattattttaaaaaattctgcccAAAGACTAATGGAGataaatctaattaaaaaaaaaaaaaactttagaaatttGCTCTTATTGCATCTCAGAATTTAAATCAATTGTGGGTTCCTCACTGTTCTACAGAAAGTTAACAATCAGGAATgaggcaaaagggaaaaaaactgtaaacTTTTCAGAACAGTCcggggtaatttttttttttttttttttttttgcggggttggggggagggggttagAAGAAGCATCCACTAGGCAGAAAGCTACTTCCCTCTAAAATTTTCGGCACCCTCATTTCCAAGTTTGGGCAAAGTTTCTGAAACCACGTCCCGCAGTCACCGAAGAAATTTCAGtattcccccctccccactcagtcattttttaaagtatccaAAAGATGCAGGAGGGAGAGAGGTTAGATTGCAAATGAGTGGATTGCAATCTTCAGGCTACCGATGCTTATCCCCTTCTTCAGAGCCAAACAGGGGAGATAACATCTAAACTCATTAGGTCCAGAACTTGGAGCATCTAACCCTAACTACTGAGAGAGACTCCAGCTCACTCCCTTTCCTTTTAAAGGATAACCGCGCTCCAAACTCGGTTCCCAGTCCTAAAGTGTCACTGCCTTCAATTCTCCCACTCCTCTCCATCCCGGATTCGCTAAGTTGGTCCAACATCTTCCGAAAGCAGAGTTGCTCAGAACAGACCCGGTGGAGACGCCCGAAAACTACAAACCCCTGCCCTCCGCCGAGCCTCCCTGCGCATCCCGCCTCGCTTACCCTGGGCGCTGCGGTCCTCCATGAACTggcagagaagcagcagcaggaggcaaaGCCCGCCGGGCTGGTGCCTAGGACGGGCCATCCTGAGGGCAGGCGCGGGGTGAGGAGCGCGGCGGCGCGGGGAGCGGGCGCGGTGGCGCGGGGAGCGGGCGCGGCGGCGGGTGGCTCTGGCAAGCGGTGCGCGTCGCAGAGGCGAGCGGCGGAGGGCGCAGCTATCCCGGCGTAGCCCAGCGCTTGCCGCCGGCCGCCCTCGCGATTCAATGGACGTCAGAAGCCAGGCGCAGCCGCGCTTTAAATCTAGACGGGGGTCTCCACGGTTTGCGGTGGGCGGTCTCCCAGTGTGTGGGGCAGTGGGAGGGCGGCCGCGAGAGAGGGTGTGCGCGGTtccttgggggtggggagctttTAAAAGTTCAGTGTGAATCAGGTGACATTTCCCACCTTCTGAAACCCTTCCCAATTATCTGGTGGAGGTGCCCGAAATCAAAGCGGCAGGAGGGGAATCGCCGAGTTCTTATTTGCGTAGGAGcgagagggagggggcaggagacccgggcgcgggggggtgggggggacgcttcgggggtggggagtggggaagaaCACCCACTTCAAGTCCTGCACGCCGCCGCTCGCTGGCAGCGCCGGCGCGCCCGgggtggcgtgtgtgtgtgtgtgtgtgtgtgtgtgtgtgtgtgtgtgtgtgagtgtgtgagtgtgtgtgtgtctggcgcGGTGAGGGCGCTGGAGGCGGCGGCGGGCAGGGCGGAGCGgagcggggcggcggggcgggagTTGGTCTTCGCAACGCCGCTCCTCAGCTCCAGGAAGACTTCGCAAACGCCCGGAGAGCCCCGAGCTGCCTTAATACCCCGCCGGA
The sequence above is a segment of the Bos indicus isolate NIAB-ARS_2022 breed Sahiwal x Tharparkar chromosome 20, NIAB-ARS_B.indTharparkar_mat_pri_1.0, whole genome shotgun sequence genome. Coding sequences within it:
- the FST gene encoding follistatin isoform X2, with the translated sequence MARPRHQPGGLCLLLLLLCQFMEDRSAQAGNCWLRQAKNGRCQVLYKTELSKEECCSTGRLSTSWTEEDVNDNTLFKWMIFNGGAPNCIPCKETCENVDCGPGKKCRMNKKNKPRCVCAPDCSNITWKGPVCGLDGKTYRNECALLKARCKEQPELQVQYQGKCKKTCRDVFCPGSSTCVVDQTNNAYCVTCNRICPEPTSSEQYLCGNDGVTYPSACHLRKATCLLGRSIGLAYEGKCITKSCDDIQCTGGKKCLWDFKVGRGRCSLCGELCPESKSEEPVCASDNATYASECAMKEAACSSGVLLEVKHSGSCNSISEDTEDEEEDEDQDYSFPISSILEW
- the FST gene encoding follistatin isoform X3, which encodes MARPRHQPGGLCLLLLLLCQFMEDRSAQAGNCWLRQAKNGRCQVLYKTELSKEECCSTGRLSTSWTEEDVNDNTLFKWMIFNGGAPNCIPCKETCENVDCGPGKKCRMNKKNKPRCVCAPDCSNITWKGPVCGLDGKTYRNECALLKARCKEQPELQVQYQGKCKKTCRDVFCPGSSTCVVDQTNNAYCVTCNRICPEPTSSEQYLCGNDGVTYPSACHLRKATCLLGRSIGLAYEGKCIKAKSCDDIQCTGGKKCLWDFKVGRGRCSLCGELCPESKSEEPVCASDNATYASECAMKEAACSSGVLLEVKHSGSCN
- the FST gene encoding follistatin isoform X1; the encoded protein is MARPRHQPGGLCLLLLLLCQFMEDRSAQAGNCWLRQAKNGRCQVLYKTELSKEECCSTGRLSTSWTEEDVNDNTLFKWMIFNGGAPNCIPCKETCENVDCGPGKKCRMNKKNKPRCVCAPDCSNITWKGPVCGLDGKTYRNECALLKARCKEQPELQVQYQGKCKKTCRDVFCPGSSTCVVDQTNNAYCVTCNRICPEPTSSEQYLCGNDGVTYPSACHLRKATCLLGRSIGLAYEGKCIKAKSCDDIQCTGGKKCLWDFKVGRGRCSLCGELCPESKSEEPVCASDNATYASECAMKEAACSSGVLLEVKHSGSCNSISEDTEDEEEDEDQDYSFPISSILEW